The following coding sequences are from one Arthrobacter sp. PvP023 window:
- a CDS encoding superoxide dismutase, which yields MTEYVLPELSYDYAALEPHISARIMELHHSKHHAAYVTGANNALAQLAEAREKGDFANINRLSKDLAFHTGGHVNHSVFWNNLSPDGGDKPEGELAAAIDDAFGSFDAFRAQFSAAALGLQGSGWGFLAYEPIGGNLVIEQLYDQQGNVALGTTPLLMLDMWEHAFYLDYVNVKADYVKAFWNIVNWADVAKRFDGARKNATGLITL from the coding sequence GTGACCGAGTACGTACTGCCTGAACTCAGCTACGACTACGCAGCGCTGGAGCCCCACATCTCCGCACGCATCATGGAGCTGCACCACAGCAAGCACCACGCTGCCTACGTGACCGGTGCCAACAACGCGCTGGCCCAGCTGGCTGAGGCACGCGAAAAGGGCGACTTCGCCAACATCAACCGGCTTTCGAAGGACCTGGCTTTCCACACCGGCGGCCACGTCAACCACTCCGTGTTCTGGAACAACCTGTCCCCGGACGGCGGCGACAAGCCCGAAGGTGAGCTGGCCGCAGCCATCGATGACGCTTTTGGTTCCTTCGACGCCTTCCGTGCGCAGTTCAGCGCTGCCGCGCTGGGCCTGCAGGGTTCCGGCTGGGGATTCCTGGCCTACGAGCCCATCGGCGGAAACCTGGTCATCGAGCAGCTCTACGACCAGCAGGGCAACGTTGCACTCGGCACCACGCCGCTGCTCATGCTCGACATGTGGGAGCACGCCTTCTACCTGGACTACGTCAACGTCAAGGCTGACTACGTCAAGGCTTTCTGGAACATCGTGAACTGGGCCGACGTCGCCAAGCGCTTCGACGGTGCACGCAAGAACGCCACGGGCCTCATCACCCTGTAA
- the whiA gene encoding DNA-binding protein WhiA, whose amino-acid sequence MALTSSVKEELSRLDIKKSSVRKAEVSAMLRFAGGLHIISGRIVIEAEVDLASTARRLRAAIAEVYGHQSEIIVVSGGGLRRGNRYVVRVVRDGEALARQTGLLDARGRPVRGLPSAVVNGSAADAEAVWRGAFLAHGSLTEPGRSSAMEVTCPGPESALALVGAARRLGIQAKAREVRGVDRVVIRDGDTIAALLTRMGAHDALMVWEERRMRKEVRATANRLANFDDANLRRSAQAAVAAGARVDRALEILGDDVPDHLKYAGELRVAHKQASLDELGRLADPPMTKDAIAGRIRRLLAMADKRALDLGIPGTEANVTPEMLDE is encoded by the coding sequence ATGGCACTGACATCATCAGTCAAAGAAGAACTGTCCCGCCTGGACATTAAGAAGTCCTCGGTCCGCAAGGCAGAAGTCTCGGCGATGCTGCGATTTGCCGGCGGATTGCACATCATCTCCGGCCGCATCGTGATTGAGGCCGAGGTTGACCTCGCGTCCACGGCACGCCGCCTCAGGGCCGCGATCGCCGAGGTATACGGCCACCAAAGCGAGATCATCGTCGTCTCCGGCGGCGGGCTCCGCCGCGGCAACCGGTATGTGGTGCGGGTGGTGCGCGACGGCGAAGCCCTTGCCCGCCAGACCGGGCTGCTGGACGCGCGCGGCCGCCCTGTCCGCGGGCTGCCGTCGGCAGTGGTCAACGGTTCCGCCGCCGACGCCGAAGCCGTGTGGCGCGGCGCCTTCCTTGCCCACGGATCGCTGACCGAGCCGGGCCGGTCCTCCGCCATGGAAGTGACCTGCCCGGGGCCCGAGTCGGCCCTGGCGCTGGTGGGCGCGGCCCGCCGCCTCGGCATCCAGGCCAAGGCCCGCGAAGTCAGGGGAGTGGACCGGGTGGTCATCCGCGACGGAGACACGATCGCCGCGCTGCTCACCCGGATGGGTGCCCATGACGCGCTCATGGTCTGGGAAGAACGCCGCATGCGCAAGGAGGTGCGGGCGACGGCCAACAGGCTGGCCAACTTCGACGACGCCAACCTGCGCCGTTCGGCCCAGGCAGCAGTTGCCGCCGGCGCCCGGGTGGACCGCGCACTGGAGATCCTCGGCGACGACGTCCCGGACCACCTGAAGTATGCCGGTGAACTCCGCGTTGCACACAAGCAGGCGAGCCTGGACGAACTTGGCCGGCTGGCCGATCCGCCCATGACCAAGGATGCGATTGCCGGCAGGATCCGCAGGCTCCTGGCGATGGCGGACAAACGAGCGCTGGACCTGGGAATCCCCGGGACCGAGGCCAATGTGACGCCGGAAATGCTGGACGAGTAA
- the yvcK gene encoding uridine diphosphate-N-acetylglucosamine-binding protein YvcK: protein MGLLTGPLPLVPPAAGTGGGQLDKGPSVVALGGGHGLSASLSALRLLTSELTAIVTVADDGGSSGRLREEYGVLPPGDLRMALTALCDDTDWGRTWRDVMQHRFKPGAGRGGSLDDHAMGNLLIVTLWELLGDTVGGLKWAGALLGARGQVLPMSGEPLTIEGDVRVPGPDGTYTLETVRGQAKCAVAGSLESVRLLPESARACVEALTAIELADWVILGPGSWYTSVLPHLLLPEMRQALSDTPAKRCLTMNLATDTKETSGMSAADHLHVLRSYAPDFSIDVVLADPVSVPDVEEFKRAAGMLGAEVVLGKVGASSRRPIHDPLRLATAYHDIFGNS from the coding sequence ATGGGACTTCTTACCGGGCCCCTGCCCCTGGTTCCGCCGGCAGCCGGCACCGGCGGCGGGCAACTGGACAAAGGTCCGTCCGTCGTCGCCCTCGGCGGAGGCCACGGGCTCTCCGCCTCGCTGTCGGCCCTCCGGCTGCTGACCTCCGAACTGACGGCGATCGTCACCGTAGCGGACGACGGCGGATCCTCCGGCCGGCTCCGCGAGGAGTACGGCGTCCTGCCGCCCGGCGACCTGCGGATGGCCCTCACGGCCCTTTGTGACGACACCGACTGGGGGCGGACCTGGCGGGACGTCATGCAGCACCGGTTCAAGCCGGGCGCGGGCCGCGGCGGCTCGCTCGATGACCACGCTATGGGCAACCTGCTCATCGTCACCCTCTGGGAACTGCTGGGAGACACCGTGGGCGGCCTGAAATGGGCCGGCGCCCTGCTCGGCGCACGCGGACAGGTCCTGCCCATGTCCGGCGAGCCACTGACGATCGAGGGCGACGTCCGGGTACCCGGCCCCGACGGCACGTACACCCTGGAGACGGTCAGGGGGCAGGCCAAGTGCGCCGTGGCAGGTTCGCTGGAAAGCGTCCGGCTCCTGCCGGAGTCGGCGCGTGCATGTGTCGAAGCCCTGACGGCCATCGAACTGGCCGACTGGGTCATCCTCGGCCCGGGGTCCTGGTACACGTCCGTCCTGCCGCACCTCCTGCTGCCCGAGATGCGGCAGGCTCTCTCCGACACCCCCGCCAAACGGTGCCTCACCATGAACCTGGCTACGGACACCAAGGAGACCTCCGGGATGTCCGCTGCCGACCACTTGCATGTGCTGCGCAGCTACGCTCCAGACTTCAGTATCGACGTCGTGCTCGCTGACCCTGTGTCCGTGCCGGACGTCGAGGAGTTCAAGCGGGCCGCAGGGATGCTCGGTGCCGAGGTGGTGTTGGGTAAAGTAGGGGCGTCGAGCCGCCGTCCGATCCACGACCCCCTGCGTCTGGCAACGGCGTACCACGATATTTTCGGGAACAGTTAG